In Colwellia sp. PAMC 20917, a single genomic region encodes these proteins:
- a CDS encoding ABCB family ABC transporter ATP-binding protein/permease: MRRSSYSSPENATINWRVLKSLIPYLLEFKVRIGFALLCLVLTKIASVYLPFILKDIVDGLDAQQENNIFIVPFALVAAYGLVRLTIVLLAEIRDTLFGRVTERAIRRIGLKVFEHLHQLDLDFHLDRQTGGLSRDIDRGTSGVNFLMRFMVFNIVPTLLEIIMVITILWVNYGIWFALITGVSIASYIAYSIYATEWRTRYIRAANKADSSSNTRAIDSLLNYETVKYFTNESYESTAYDSQLADWEKAKMQNRLSLFALNGGQAIIVSLAMTAMLALAAYQVTHQQMTLGDFVLVNAFMMQLFIPLNFLGFVYREIKGSLANIEQMFTLLQKVPKVVDAQDAKELAISHGAIKFDNVSFFYDEQRPILKNVSFDVKAGQKVAVVGESGSGKSTLVKLLFRFYDCQQGCIKIDGEAVTDITQHSLRKNIGIVPQDTVLFNESLFENVKYGNVNASNAQVEEAARLSHLSHFITSLPKGFDTVVGERGLKLSGGEKQRVAIARTILKNPAILVFDEATSSLDSHSEQAILKAIKEVAKDHTSLVIAHRLSTIIDADNIIVLHKGEIIEQGDHQTLLTKKGHYATMWQLQQNA; encoded by the coding sequence ATGCGCAGATCTTCCTACTCGTCACCTGAAAATGCCACCATTAATTGGCGAGTGCTAAAGTCACTTATTCCTTACTTACTCGAATTTAAAGTCCGCATTGGTTTTGCCTTGTTGTGCTTAGTTTTGACTAAAATAGCCAGTGTATATCTGCCTTTTATATTAAAAGATATCGTTGACGGACTTGATGCACAACAAGAAAACAATATTTTCATTGTGCCTTTTGCTTTAGTTGCCGCTTATGGTTTAGTGCGTTTAACTATTGTGCTATTGGCAGAAATACGCGACACCTTATTTGGCCGTGTTACCGAACGAGCGATCCGCCGCATTGGTTTGAAAGTTTTCGAGCACCTGCATCAACTTGACTTAGACTTTCATTTGGACCGCCAGACAGGTGGACTCTCGCGTGACATTGACCGTGGTACGTCTGGGGTTAACTTCTTAATGCGGTTTATGGTTTTTAATATTGTGCCAACCTTACTCGAAATAATTATGGTTATTACCATATTATGGGTGAATTATGGCATTTGGTTTGCGCTGATCACCGGCGTCTCTATTGCCAGCTATATCGCTTACTCGATTTACGCAACAGAATGGCGCACGCGCTACATTAGAGCCGCAAATAAAGCTGACTCATCAAGTAATACTCGTGCAATAGACAGTCTGTTAAATTATGAAACGGTTAAGTATTTTACTAATGAATCATATGAATCAACAGCTTACGACAGTCAATTAGCTGATTGGGAAAAAGCAAAAATGCAAAACCGTTTGTCACTGTTTGCTTTAAATGGTGGTCAGGCCATTATCGTGTCGTTAGCGATGACGGCAATGTTAGCGTTAGCGGCTTATCAAGTGACTCATCAACAAATGACCTTAGGAGACTTTGTCCTGGTTAATGCTTTTATGATGCAATTATTTATCCCTTTAAACTTTTTAGGATTTGTTTATCGAGAAATAAAAGGTTCTTTAGCAAATATTGAGCAAATGTTTACCTTGTTGCAAAAAGTACCTAAGGTTGTTGATGCACAAGATGCCAAAGAATTAGCGATAAGCCATGGTGCTATTAAATTTGATAACGTTAGCTTCTTTTATGATGAGCAAAGACCCATTTTAAAAAATGTTTCATTCGACGTTAAAGCGGGTCAAAAAGTCGCTGTTGTTGGCGAGAGTGGCTCAGGAAAATCGACCTTAGTGAAACTACTTTTTCGTTTTTATGACTGCCAACAAGGCTGTATTAAAATTGACGGAGAAGCAGTTACTGATATTACGCAACATTCCTTGAGAAAGAATATTGGCATCGTGCCACAAGATACGGTGTTATTTAATGAAAGTTTATTTGAAAATGTTAAATATGGCAATGTAAACGCGAGTAATGCACAAGTTGAAGAAGCTGCAAGATTATCGCATTTAAGTCACTTTATTACCTCGTTACCAAAAGGTTTTGATACCGTCGTTGGCGAGCGTGGTTTAAAGCTTTCTGGCGGCGAAAAGCAACGGGTTGCCATCGCCCGAACCATTTTGAAAAATCCTGCTATTTTGGTCTTTGATGAAGCAACGTCGTCACTTGATAGTCACTCAGAGCAAGCTATTTTAAAAGCAATCAAAGAGGTGGCTAAAGATCACACTAGCTTAGTGATAGCTCATCGATTATCAACTATTATTGATGCCGATAATATTATTGTCCTGCACAAAGGGGAAATAATCGAGCAGGGCGATCATCAAACGCTACTCACTAAAA